A portion of the Hylaeus volcanicus isolate JK05 unplaced genomic scaffold, UHH_iyHylVolc1.0_haploid 12237, whole genome shotgun sequence genome contains these proteins:
- the LOC128883950 gene encoding uncharacterized protein LOC128883950 isoform X1, which produces MMSHKRQSDSFIHQVKAKRNELPKQTMEESEKDTKIYHLLVYSNFDILMFFLLCTNLSNFFISRALSFDICAILYLASIIIIFFVDRVSLRCGCACFCICFGAFITNALMMETHFSIPDLLDIPFFFILTGFPLPILVLMASQNFFCCVILKFVVRRSVSNEITFLTLQIIIVCFLFCVKLIIGLLLYFQFFIISKLATNIKNHPSQSMKFIPEFHAMEEKAITTLPIAFSLSQKEILSAKEHAFILLRLYQYSKFRNVILSMLREDSMNPLLKMRNWRVLCRKRQGSFFFLKHQTKCFSFTQFQKQEELQQPMKKQSDTQANHETYADNLILKYFLGNSLIHFFYEMYPNQMIQSKLREGNSYVVKKKYLEAALKAHYGQYQKQWHKRVVSLSDDCTTCQNYINLPTELSEKPHLPYNASEIEVLQSHSVLSLSKPFKQNYDKQIPQERFMILKSSNGDVLFPLDLVDQLNQHVMDSTRQHSLLSLLKNYQRKQKSKVFATFPKFLRNKVTLLTNFLRKSICLRHETIGKTNTSFSLNKTHEKEEWSHKNSLLSRPTYQGIKRPMSFDPYKKRCLESFKWFSLYFLNNFLLRKSFSALPSIKTNKFISFNSRLFRLDNSVQHQTCLLEQCCISKDAPGFHYSRKFSASISSRWPSGNNRNSRYRKTCSLHDFKKREPKLYFLYHKTRQIWFLIQQKIWYFMSLLWSIRCIVEYPHSEYIPAQISIGSFLDTRVERWYLIWSNNVFGLLLCKLRWIHLALCLLQVLLLMFSFCISSIALQPSISTLKTKFQISLKMILFSVQISFAIYVALRNSISKNCLHIVSHEFKIRTISLAIFNLLLVQAQVFLDSSSLPPSHISLTTKQSTLLYMSAVLKESSLFVCLLSFGLQCFASEKITNYSIGFICITTLFLGPLFGYIIQTWPENMRTTIYREYTLVPCLGEKYNITVIIDKTVVYPLVRLLYLYGSLFLLYYFISRAIQKTFRCLFSQTALWYLVYLDALIPIHYNKKSPALYVPKNY; this is translated from the exons ATGATGAGCCATAAGCGGCAAAGTGATTCGTTTATTCATCAAGTAAAAGCTAAAAGGAATGAATTGCCTAAACAAACTATGGAAGAATCTGAAAAAGATACTAAAATTTATCACCTACTTGTTTATTCTAATTTCGATATTCTTATGTTTTTCCTACTGTGTACAAATCtatccaatttttttatttccagagCGTTATCGTTTGACATTTGTGCCATTTTATACTTAGCGTccattatcattattttttttgttgatcGTGTCTCATTGAGATGCGGTTGTGcatgtttttgtatttgttttggaGCTTTCATCACCAACGCTTTGATGATGGAAACACATTTTTCGATACCAGACCTTCTTGAcattccctttttttttattttgacaggATTCCCTTTACCTATACTTGTTTTGATGGCATCACAAAATTTTTTCTGTTGCGTTATATTAAAGTTTGTTGTTCGGCGATccgtttcaaatgaaattacttttttaactcttcaaattataattgtttgtttcttgttttgtgttaaattaattataggtttattactttactttcaatttttcattatatccAAGTTGGcgacaaatataaaaaatcatcCTTCACAATCCATGAAATTTATTCCAGAATTTCATGCTATGGAAGAGAAAGCTATAACGACATTGCCCATTGCATTCTCATTATCTCAAAAAGAGATTTTATCAGCAAAAGAACatgcttttattcttttaagaCTGTATCAATACAGTAAATTTCGTAATGTTATTCTTTCTATGCTCCGTGAGGATAGTATGAATCCGCTATTAAAAATGAGGAATTGGAGAGTTTTGTGTCGAAAACGTCAgggatctttttttttcttaaaacatcaaaccaaatgtttttcttttactcaatttcaaaaacaagAAGAACTTCAACAACCAATGAAAAAACAATCag ataCGCAAGCAAATCATGAAACATACGCGGacaatttgattttaaaatattttctaggGAATAGtcttattcattttttctacGAAATGTACCCAAATCAAATGATCCAATCAAAATTACGGGAAGGAAATTCATATGTGGTCAAAAAGAAGTATTTGGAAGCGGCCTTGAAAGCTCATTATGGGCAATATCAAAAGCAATGGCATAAGAGAGTGGTTAGCCTATCCGATGATTGTACCACATGCCAAAACTATATTAACCTACCCACGGAATTAAGTGAAAAGCCTCATCTTCCTTACAATGCCTCTGAAATCGAAGTGTTGCAGTCTCATAGTGTTTTATCGTTATCTAAACCCTTTAAACAGAATTACG ataaacaaATACCACAAGAACGTTTTATGATCTTAAAATCAAGTAATGGAGATGTTTTATTCCCTTTAGATCTTGTGGATCAATTGAACCAGCATGTTATGGATTCCACTCGTCAGCATTCATTACTTtcccttttaaaaaattatcaaagaaaacaaaaaagcaAAGTTTTTGCAACTTTTCCCAagtttttaagaaacaaagtAACATTGTTAACAAATTTCCTTAGGAAATCAATATGTCTTAG ACATGAAACTATTGGTAAAACGAATACCTCGTTCAGCTTGAATAAAACtcatgaaaaagaagaatggtCTCATAAAAACAGTTTATTATCACGTCCTACGTACCAGGGAATCAAAAGACCGATGAGTTTTGATCCTTATAAAAAACGCTGTTTAGAATCTTTTAAATGGTTTTCcttatactttttaaataattttcttttacgaaAATCCTTTAGTGCTTTACCGtcaataaaaactaataaatttattagctTTAACTCTAGGCTGTTTCGATTGGATAATTCAGTGCAGCATCAAACTTGTTTATTAGAACAATGTTGTATAAGCAAAGATGCGCCGGGATTTcattattcaagaaaattctcAGCTTCCATCAGTTCAAGATGGCCCAGTGGCAATAATCGGAATAGTCGCTATAGAAAAACTTGTTCATTAcatgattttaaaaaacgagaacccaaactttattttttgtatcataAAACTCGTCAAATTTGGTTCcttattcaacaaaaaatttggTACTTTATGTCTTTGCTATGGTCTATTCGTTGTATTGTTGAATACCCTCACTCCGAATATATTCCTGCTCAAATATCCATAGGTTCTTTTCTTGATACGAGAGTGGAACGTTGGTATTTAATTTGGTCTAATAATGTTTTTGGTCTTCTCTTATGTAAATTAAGATGGATTCATTTGGCTTTATGTCTTTTACAggttttgttattaatgttttctttttgtataagCTCCATAGCACTACAGCCTAGCATTTCAAcacttaaaacaaaatttcaaatcagtttaaaaatgattttattttcggtTCAAATAAGTTTTGCAATTTACGTCGCTTTACGTAACtctatttcaaaaaattgtcttcATATCGTTTCTCATGAGTTTAAAATAAGAACTATAAGCCTTGCCATCTTCAA CTTGTTACTAGTACAAGCCCAAGTGTTTCTTGATAGCTCCAGTCTTCCACCCTCCCATATATCCTTAACGACAAA ACAATCTACTTTACTCTACATGTCCGCAGTGCTAAAAGAAAGCTCactgtttgtttgtttattgtcTTTTGGATTACAATGTTTTGCAtctgaaaaaataacaaactatTCTATTGGATTCATCTGTATCACAACATTATTTCTTGGACCTTTATTTGGgtatataattcaaacatGGCCTGAGAATATGAGAACAACAATATATCGGGAATATACCCTTGTTCCTTGTTTgggagaaaaatacaatattactGTCATCATTGATAAAACTGTTGTGTATCCTCTCGTCCGTTTGCTTTATCTCTACGGctcactttttcttttgtattattttataagcaG agctatacaaaaaacatttcgatgtttattttctcaaaCAGCTTTGTGGTACCTTGTTTATCTTGATGCCTTAATTCCCAttcattacaataaaaaaagccCAGCGCTCTAtgttccaaaaaattattaa
- the LOC128883950 gene encoding uncharacterized protein LOC128883950 isoform X2: MMSHKRQSDSFIHQVKAKRNELPKQTMEESEKDTKIYHLLVYSNFDILMFFLLCTNLSNFFISRALSFDICAILYLASIIIIFFVDRVSLRCGCACFCICFGAFITNALMMETHFSIPDLLDIPFFFILTGFPLPILVLMASQNFFCCVILKFVVRRSVSNEITFLTLQIIIVCFLFCVKLIIGLLLYFQFFIISKLATNIKNHPSQSMKFIPEFHAMEEKAITTLPIAFSLSQKEILSAKEHAFILLRLYQYSKFRNVILSMLREDSMNPLLKMRNWRVLCRKRQGSFFFLKHQTKCFSFTQFQKQEELQQPMKKQSDTQANHETYADNLILKYFLGNSLIHFFYEMYPNQMIQSKLREGNSYVVKKKYLEAALKAHYGQYQKQWHKRVVSLSDDCTTCQNYINLPTELSEKPHLPYNASEIEVLQSHSVLSLSKPFKQNYDKQIPQERFMILKSSNGDVLFPLDLVDQLNQHVMDSTRQHSLLSLLKNYQRKQKSKVFATFPKFLRNKVTLLTNFLRKSICLRHETIGKTNTSFSLNKTHEKEEWSHKNSLLSRPTYQGIKRPMSFDPYKKRCLESFKWFSLYFLNNFLLRKSFSALPSIKTNKFISFNSRLFRLDNSVQHQTCLLEQCCISKDAPGFHYSRKFSASISSRWPSGNNRNSRYRKTCSLHDFKKREPKLYFLYHKTRQIWFLIQQKIWYFMSLLWSIRCIVEYPHSEYIPAQISIGSFLDTRVERWYLIWSNNVFGLLLCKLRWIHLALCLLQVLLLMFSFCISSIALQPSISTLKTKFQISLKMILFSVQISFAIYVALRNSISKNCLHIVSHEFKIRTISLAIFNLLLVQAQVFLDSSSLPPSHISLTTKQSTLLYMSAVLKESSLFVCLLSFGLQCFASEKITNYSIGFICITTLFLGPLFGYIIQTWPENMRTTIYREYTLVPCLGEKYNITVIIDKTVVYPLVRLLYLYGSLFLLYYFIKLYKKHFDVYFLKQLCGTLFILMP; the protein is encoded by the exons ATGATGAGCCATAAGCGGCAAAGTGATTCGTTTATTCATCAAGTAAAAGCTAAAAGGAATGAATTGCCTAAACAAACTATGGAAGAATCTGAAAAAGATACTAAAATTTATCACCTACTTGTTTATTCTAATTTCGATATTCTTATGTTTTTCCTACTGTGTACAAATCtatccaatttttttatttccagagCGTTATCGTTTGACATTTGTGCCATTTTATACTTAGCGTccattatcattattttttttgttgatcGTGTCTCATTGAGATGCGGTTGTGcatgtttttgtatttgttttggaGCTTTCATCACCAACGCTTTGATGATGGAAACACATTTTTCGATACCAGACCTTCTTGAcattccctttttttttattttgacaggATTCCCTTTACCTATACTTGTTTTGATGGCATCACAAAATTTTTTCTGTTGCGTTATATTAAAGTTTGTTGTTCGGCGATccgtttcaaatgaaattacttttttaactcttcaaattataattgtttgtttcttgttttgtgttaaattaattataggtttattactttactttcaatttttcattatatccAAGTTGGcgacaaatataaaaaatcatcCTTCACAATCCATGAAATTTATTCCAGAATTTCATGCTATGGAAGAGAAAGCTATAACGACATTGCCCATTGCATTCTCATTATCTCAAAAAGAGATTTTATCAGCAAAAGAACatgcttttattcttttaagaCTGTATCAATACAGTAAATTTCGTAATGTTATTCTTTCTATGCTCCGTGAGGATAGTATGAATCCGCTATTAAAAATGAGGAATTGGAGAGTTTTGTGTCGAAAACGTCAgggatctttttttttcttaaaacatcaaaccaaatgtttttcttttactcaatttcaaaaacaagAAGAACTTCAACAACCAATGAAAAAACAATCag ataCGCAAGCAAATCATGAAACATACGCGGacaatttgattttaaaatattttctaggGAATAGtcttattcattttttctacGAAATGTACCCAAATCAAATGATCCAATCAAAATTACGGGAAGGAAATTCATATGTGGTCAAAAAGAAGTATTTGGAAGCGGCCTTGAAAGCTCATTATGGGCAATATCAAAAGCAATGGCATAAGAGAGTGGTTAGCCTATCCGATGATTGTACCACATGCCAAAACTATATTAACCTACCCACGGAATTAAGTGAAAAGCCTCATCTTCCTTACAATGCCTCTGAAATCGAAGTGTTGCAGTCTCATAGTGTTTTATCGTTATCTAAACCCTTTAAACAGAATTACG ataaacaaATACCACAAGAACGTTTTATGATCTTAAAATCAAGTAATGGAGATGTTTTATTCCCTTTAGATCTTGTGGATCAATTGAACCAGCATGTTATGGATTCCACTCGTCAGCATTCATTACTTtcccttttaaaaaattatcaaagaaaacaaaaaagcaAAGTTTTTGCAACTTTTCCCAagtttttaagaaacaaagtAACATTGTTAACAAATTTCCTTAGGAAATCAATATGTCTTAG ACATGAAACTATTGGTAAAACGAATACCTCGTTCAGCTTGAATAAAACtcatgaaaaagaagaatggtCTCATAAAAACAGTTTATTATCACGTCCTACGTACCAGGGAATCAAAAGACCGATGAGTTTTGATCCTTATAAAAAACGCTGTTTAGAATCTTTTAAATGGTTTTCcttatactttttaaataattttcttttacgaaAATCCTTTAGTGCTTTACCGtcaataaaaactaataaatttattagctTTAACTCTAGGCTGTTTCGATTGGATAATTCAGTGCAGCATCAAACTTGTTTATTAGAACAATGTTGTATAAGCAAAGATGCGCCGGGATTTcattattcaagaaaattctcAGCTTCCATCAGTTCAAGATGGCCCAGTGGCAATAATCGGAATAGTCGCTATAGAAAAACTTGTTCATTAcatgattttaaaaaacgagaacccaaactttattttttgtatcataAAACTCGTCAAATTTGGTTCcttattcaacaaaaaatttggTACTTTATGTCTTTGCTATGGTCTATTCGTTGTATTGTTGAATACCCTCACTCCGAATATATTCCTGCTCAAATATCCATAGGTTCTTTTCTTGATACGAGAGTGGAACGTTGGTATTTAATTTGGTCTAATAATGTTTTTGGTCTTCTCTTATGTAAATTAAGATGGATTCATTTGGCTTTATGTCTTTTACAggttttgttattaatgttttctttttgtataagCTCCATAGCACTACAGCCTAGCATTTCAAcacttaaaacaaaatttcaaatcagtttaaaaatgattttattttcggtTCAAATAAGTTTTGCAATTTACGTCGCTTTACGTAACtctatttcaaaaaattgtcttcATATCGTTTCTCATGAGTTTAAAATAAGAACTATAAGCCTTGCCATCTTCAA CTTGTTACTAGTACAAGCCCAAGTGTTTCTTGATAGCTCCAGTCTTCCACCCTCCCATATATCCTTAACGACAAA ACAATCTACTTTACTCTACATGTCCGCAGTGCTAAAAGAAAGCTCactgtttgtttgtttattgtcTTTTGGATTACAATGTTTTGCAtctgaaaaaataacaaactatTCTATTGGATTCATCTGTATCACAACATTATTTCTTGGACCTTTATTTGGgtatataattcaaacatGGCCTGAGAATATGAGAACAACAATATATCGGGAATATACCCTTGTTCCTTGTTTgggagaaaaatacaatattactGTCATCATTGATAAAACTGTTGTGTATCCTCTCGTCCGTTTGCTTTATCTCTACGGctcactttttcttttgtattattttataa agctatacaaaaaacatttcgatgtttattttctcaaaCAGCTTTGTGGTACCTTGTTTATCTTGATGCCTTAA
- the LOC128883950 gene encoding uncharacterized protein LOC128883950 isoform X3 — MMSHKRQSDSFIHQVKAKRNELPKQTMEESEKDTKIYHLLVYSNFDILMFFLLCTNLSNFFISRALSFDICAILYLASIIIIFFVDRVSLRCGCACFCICFGAFITNALMMETHFSIPDLLDIPFFFILTGFPLPILVLMASQNFFCCVILKFVVRRSVSNEITFLTLQIIIVCFLFCVKLIIGLLLYFQFFIISKLATNIKNHPSQSMKFIPEFHAMEEKAITTLPIAFSLSQKEILSAKEHAFILLRLYQYSKFRNVILSMLREDSMNPLLKMRNWRVLCRKRQGSFFFLKHQTKCFSFTQFQKQEELQQPMKKQSDTQANHETYADNLILKYFLGNSLIHFFYEMYPNQMIQSKLREGNSYVVKKKYLEAALKAHYGQYQKQWHKRVVSLSDDCTTCQNYINLPTELSEKPHLPYNASEIEVLQSHSVLSLSKPFKQNYDKQIPQERFMILKSSNGDVLFPLDLVDQLNQHVMDSTRQHSLLSLLKNYQRKQKSKVFATFPKFLRNKVTLLTNFLRKSICLRHETIGKTNTSFSLNKTHEKEEWSHKNSLLSRPTYQGIKRPMSFDPYKKRCLESFKWFSLYFLNNFLLRKSFSALPSIKTNKFISFNSRLFRLDNSVQHQTCLLEQCCISKDAPGFHYSRKFSASISSRWPSGNNRNSRYRKTCSLHDFKKREPKLYFLYHKTRQIWFLIQQKIWYFMSLLWSIRCIVEYPHSEYIPAQISIGSFLDTRVERWYLIWSNNVFGLLLCKLRWIHLALCLLQVLLLMFSFCISSIALQPSISTLKTKFQISLKMILFSVQISFAIYVALRNSISKNCLHIVSHEFKIRTISLAIFNLLLVQAQVFLDSSSLPPSHISLTTK; from the exons ATGATGAGCCATAAGCGGCAAAGTGATTCGTTTATTCATCAAGTAAAAGCTAAAAGGAATGAATTGCCTAAACAAACTATGGAAGAATCTGAAAAAGATACTAAAATTTATCACCTACTTGTTTATTCTAATTTCGATATTCTTATGTTTTTCCTACTGTGTACAAATCtatccaatttttttatttccagagCGTTATCGTTTGACATTTGTGCCATTTTATACTTAGCGTccattatcattattttttttgttgatcGTGTCTCATTGAGATGCGGTTGTGcatgtttttgtatttgttttggaGCTTTCATCACCAACGCTTTGATGATGGAAACACATTTTTCGATACCAGACCTTCTTGAcattccctttttttttattttgacaggATTCCCTTTACCTATACTTGTTTTGATGGCATCACAAAATTTTTTCTGTTGCGTTATATTAAAGTTTGTTGTTCGGCGATccgtttcaaatgaaattacttttttaactcttcaaattataattgtttgtttcttgttttgtgttaaattaattataggtttattactttactttcaatttttcattatatccAAGTTGGcgacaaatataaaaaatcatcCTTCACAATCCATGAAATTTATTCCAGAATTTCATGCTATGGAAGAGAAAGCTATAACGACATTGCCCATTGCATTCTCATTATCTCAAAAAGAGATTTTATCAGCAAAAGAACatgcttttattcttttaagaCTGTATCAATACAGTAAATTTCGTAATGTTATTCTTTCTATGCTCCGTGAGGATAGTATGAATCCGCTATTAAAAATGAGGAATTGGAGAGTTTTGTGTCGAAAACGTCAgggatctttttttttcttaaaacatcaaaccaaatgtttttcttttactcaatttcaaaaacaagAAGAACTTCAACAACCAATGAAAAAACAATCag ataCGCAAGCAAATCATGAAACATACGCGGacaatttgattttaaaatattttctaggGAATAGtcttattcattttttctacGAAATGTACCCAAATCAAATGATCCAATCAAAATTACGGGAAGGAAATTCATATGTGGTCAAAAAGAAGTATTTGGAAGCGGCCTTGAAAGCTCATTATGGGCAATATCAAAAGCAATGGCATAAGAGAGTGGTTAGCCTATCCGATGATTGTACCACATGCCAAAACTATATTAACCTACCCACGGAATTAAGTGAAAAGCCTCATCTTCCTTACAATGCCTCTGAAATCGAAGTGTTGCAGTCTCATAGTGTTTTATCGTTATCTAAACCCTTTAAACAGAATTACG ataaacaaATACCACAAGAACGTTTTATGATCTTAAAATCAAGTAATGGAGATGTTTTATTCCCTTTAGATCTTGTGGATCAATTGAACCAGCATGTTATGGATTCCACTCGTCAGCATTCATTACTTtcccttttaaaaaattatcaaagaaaacaaaaaagcaAAGTTTTTGCAACTTTTCCCAagtttttaagaaacaaagtAACATTGTTAACAAATTTCCTTAGGAAATCAATATGTCTTAG ACATGAAACTATTGGTAAAACGAATACCTCGTTCAGCTTGAATAAAACtcatgaaaaagaagaatggtCTCATAAAAACAGTTTATTATCACGTCCTACGTACCAGGGAATCAAAAGACCGATGAGTTTTGATCCTTATAAAAAACGCTGTTTAGAATCTTTTAAATGGTTTTCcttatactttttaaataattttcttttacgaaAATCCTTTAGTGCTTTACCGtcaataaaaactaataaatttattagctTTAACTCTAGGCTGTTTCGATTGGATAATTCAGTGCAGCATCAAACTTGTTTATTAGAACAATGTTGTATAAGCAAAGATGCGCCGGGATTTcattattcaagaaaattctcAGCTTCCATCAGTTCAAGATGGCCCAGTGGCAATAATCGGAATAGTCGCTATAGAAAAACTTGTTCATTAcatgattttaaaaaacgagaacccaaactttattttttgtatcataAAACTCGTCAAATTTGGTTCcttattcaacaaaaaatttggTACTTTATGTCTTTGCTATGGTCTATTCGTTGTATTGTTGAATACCCTCACTCCGAATATATTCCTGCTCAAATATCCATAGGTTCTTTTCTTGATACGAGAGTGGAACGTTGGTATTTAATTTGGTCTAATAATGTTTTTGGTCTTCTCTTATGTAAATTAAGATGGATTCATTTGGCTTTATGTCTTTTACAggttttgttattaatgttttctttttgtataagCTCCATAGCACTACAGCCTAGCATTTCAAcacttaaaacaaaatttcaaatcagtttaaaaatgattttattttcggtTCAAATAAGTTTTGCAATTTACGTCGCTTTACGTAACtctatttcaaaaaattgtcttcATATCGTTTCTCATGAGTTTAAAATAAGAACTATAAGCCTTGCCATCTTCAA CTTGTTACTAGTACAAGCCCAAGTGTTTCTTGATAGCTCCAGTCTTCCACCCTCCCATATATCCTTAACGACAAAGtaa
- the LOC128883950 gene encoding uncharacterized protein LOC128883950 isoform X4, with the protein MMSHKRQSDSFIHQVKAKRNELPKQTMEESEKDTKIYHLLVYSNFDILMFFLLCTNLSNFFISRALSFDICAILYLASIIIIFFVDRVSLRCGCACFCICFGAFITNALMMETHFSIPDLLDIPFFFILTGFPLPILVLMASQNFFCCVILKFVVRRSVSNEITFLTLQIIIVCFLFCVKLIIGLLLYFQFFIISKLATNIKNHPSQSMKFIPEFHAMEEKAITTLPIAFSLSQKEILSAKEHAFILLRLYQYSKFRNVILSMLREDSMNPLLKMRNWRVLCRKRQGSFFFLKHQTKCFSFTQFQKQEELQQPMKKQSDTQANHETYADNLILKYFLGNSLIHFFYEMYPNQMIQSKLREGNSYVVKKKYLEAALKAHYGQYQKQWHKRVVSLSDDCTTCQNYINLPTELSEKPHLPYNASEIEVLQSHSVLSLSKPFKQNYDKQIPQERFMILKSSNGDVLFPLDLVDQLNQHVMDSTRQHSLLSLLKNYQRKQKSKVFATFPKFLRNKVTLLTNFLRKSICLRHETIGKTNTSFSLNKTHEKEEWSHKNSLLSRPTYQGIKRPMSFDPYKKRCLESFKWFSLYFLNNFLLRKSFSALPSIKTNKFISFNSRLFRLDNSVQHQTCLLEQCCISKDAPGFHYSRKFSASISSRWPSGNNRNSRYRKTCSLHDFKKREPKLYFLYHKTRQIWFLIQQKIWYFMSLLWSIRCIVEYPHSEYIPAQISIGSFLDTRVERWFCY; encoded by the exons ATGATGAGCCATAAGCGGCAAAGTGATTCGTTTATTCATCAAGTAAAAGCTAAAAGGAATGAATTGCCTAAACAAACTATGGAAGAATCTGAAAAAGATACTAAAATTTATCACCTACTTGTTTATTCTAATTTCGATATTCTTATGTTTTTCCTACTGTGTACAAATCtatccaatttttttatttccagagCGTTATCGTTTGACATTTGTGCCATTTTATACTTAGCGTccattatcattattttttttgttgatcGTGTCTCATTGAGATGCGGTTGTGcatgtttttgtatttgttttggaGCTTTCATCACCAACGCTTTGATGATGGAAACACATTTTTCGATACCAGACCTTCTTGAcattccctttttttttattttgacaggATTCCCTTTACCTATACTTGTTTTGATGGCATCACAAAATTTTTTCTGTTGCGTTATATTAAAGTTTGTTGTTCGGCGATccgtttcaaatgaaattacttttttaactcttcaaattataattgtttgtttcttgttttgtgttaaattaattataggtttattactttactttcaatttttcattatatccAAGTTGGcgacaaatataaaaaatcatcCTTCACAATCCATGAAATTTATTCCAGAATTTCATGCTATGGAAGAGAAAGCTATAACGACATTGCCCATTGCATTCTCATTATCTCAAAAAGAGATTTTATCAGCAAAAGAACatgcttttattcttttaagaCTGTATCAATACAGTAAATTTCGTAATGTTATTCTTTCTATGCTCCGTGAGGATAGTATGAATCCGCTATTAAAAATGAGGAATTGGAGAGTTTTGTGTCGAAAACGTCAgggatctttttttttcttaaaacatcaaaccaaatgtttttcttttactcaatttcaaaaacaagAAGAACTTCAACAACCAATGAAAAAACAATCag ataCGCAAGCAAATCATGAAACATACGCGGacaatttgattttaaaatattttctaggGAATAGtcttattcattttttctacGAAATGTACCCAAATCAAATGATCCAATCAAAATTACGGGAAGGAAATTCATATGTGGTCAAAAAGAAGTATTTGGAAGCGGCCTTGAAAGCTCATTATGGGCAATATCAAAAGCAATGGCATAAGAGAGTGGTTAGCCTATCCGATGATTGTACCACATGCCAAAACTATATTAACCTACCCACGGAATTAAGTGAAAAGCCTCATCTTCCTTACAATGCCTCTGAAATCGAAGTGTTGCAGTCTCATAGTGTTTTATCGTTATCTAAACCCTTTAAACAGAATTACG ataaacaaATACCACAAGAACGTTTTATGATCTTAAAATCAAGTAATGGAGATGTTTTATTCCCTTTAGATCTTGTGGATCAATTGAACCAGCATGTTATGGATTCCACTCGTCAGCATTCATTACTTtcccttttaaaaaattatcaaagaaaacaaaaaagcaAAGTTTTTGCAACTTTTCCCAagtttttaagaaacaaagtAACATTGTTAACAAATTTCCTTAGGAAATCAATATGTCTTAG ACATGAAACTATTGGTAAAACGAATACCTCGTTCAGCTTGAATAAAACtcatgaaaaagaagaatggtCTCATAAAAACAGTTTATTATCACGTCCTACGTACCAGGGAATCAAAAGACCGATGAGTTTTGATCCTTATAAAAAACGCTGTTTAGAATCTTTTAAATGGTTTTCcttatactttttaaataattttcttttacgaaAATCCTTTAGTGCTTTACCGtcaataaaaactaataaatttattagctTTAACTCTAGGCTGTTTCGATTGGATAATTCAGTGCAGCATCAAACTTGTTTATTAGAACAATGTTGTATAAGCAAAGATGCGCCGGGATTTcattattcaagaaaattctcAGCTTCCATCAGTTCAAGATGGCCCAGTGGCAATAATCGGAATAGTCGCTATAGAAAAACTTGTTCATTAcatgattttaaaaaacgagaacccaaactttattttttgtatcataAAACTCGTCAAATTTGGTTCcttattcaacaaaaaatttggTACTTTATGTCTTTGCTATGGTCTATTCGTTGTATTGTTGAATACCCTCACTCCGAATATATTCCTGCTCAAATATCCATAGGTTCTTTTCTTGATACGAGAGTGGAACGTTG gttttgttattaa